From Mya arenaria isolate MELC-2E11 chromosome 1, ASM2691426v1, a single genomic window includes:
- the LOC128231215 gene encoding uncharacterized protein LOC128231215 → MSERKQNWSSRELEELATGHTKHSTFLTSKHGPSSSEAEKKRVLNEILLSVNSVGGNGRTIDEMSKKWKDLKSRTKKKEQGRLKALRSSGLGEIPKTLILTELEERVLSCIPAVSVTGIQTGVDTNRSFSKFLGVANEDEVEVAAKENCPSAADYTNCAESSSDTVKNVRCSSGTSSTGKRKREYYDCQCSDELISLQRELLAESRTRNELLREISGSLKSLVSQRDQQTLNDLLGFQ, encoded by the exons ATGTCAGAAAGGAAGCAAAATTGGTCGTCGCGGGAGTTGGAAGAACTCGCTACTGGGCACACAAAACACAGCACCTTTTTAACTTCCAAGCACGGCCCAAGTTCTTCAGAGGCAGAGAAGAAAAGAGTTCTAAATGAAATTTTGTTGAG tGTGAACAGTGTTGGCGGGAATGGGAGGACGATTGATGAAATGTCCAAGAAGTGGAAGGATTTGAag AGTCGAACAAAGAAAAAGGAGCAGGGTCGCCTGAAAGCCCTGAGGAGTTCAGGATTGGGGGAGATACCAAAAACCCTTATCCTAACAGAGCTGGAGGAAAGG GTCCTATCATGCATTCCAGCGGTATCTGTGACCGGTATTCAGACTGGAGTGGACACTAACAGATCAT TTTCCAAGTTCTTAGGAGTGGCCAATGAAGATGAGGTAGAAG TGGCCGCTAAAGAAAATTGCCCTTCAGCGGCTGACTACACAAACTGTGCTG AATCGTCAAGTGACACAGTAAAAAATGTAAGATGTAGTTCTGGGACATCCTCAACAGGAAAAAGGAAGCGTGAATATTATG ACTGCCAGTGCTCGGACGAGCTGATCAGTTTACAGAGGGAACTGTTGGCAGAGAGCAGGACTCGCAATGAACTGCTGCGGGAAATAAGCGGGTCCCTTAAATCTCTTGTTTCGCAACGAGACCAACAGACATTAAATGATTTACTTGGTTTTCAATGA
- the LOC128231193 gene encoding proteasome activator complex subunit 3-like isoform X4 has protein sequence MNMHRIYRPSKQHHHHVYSHQERKVQDFKETFKSEGEMLVKSVFPRKIIELEDIHKSLSLDKLSEIHSVLNIPVPDPIILTDNGTDEPAAKKRKHDLQGTEVYSLPGGAVTINKKLCDISEQLKPYIRDLIDHSNTIKMWISFLIPKIEDGNNFGVSIQEETLGEARQVESDAATYLDQISRYFISRGKLVSKVAKYPHIDDYRQSVRELDEKEYFSLRLTSAELRNHYASLHDLIIKNMDKILKPRNANAETLY, from the exons ATGAACATGCATCGGATTTATAGACCGTCtaaacaacatcatcatcatgtatATTCTCATCAGGAAAGAAAG GTACAAGACTTCAAAGAAACATTCAAGTCTGAG GGGGAGATGCTTGTCAAGAGCGTTTTTCCACGAAAAATCATCGAACTGGAAGATATTCACAAG AGTCTGAGTCTGGACAAGCTGTCTGAGATACACAGTGTGTTGAACATTCCTGTTCCTGATCCAATTATCCTTACAGACAATGGCACAGACGAG CCCGCAGCTAAGAAGAGAAAACATGATTTACAAG GTACAGAGGTCTACTCGTTGCCAGGCGGTGCGGTGACCATAAACAAGAAGCTGTGCGATATTTCAGAGCAACTCAAACCCTACATACGAGACCTCATCGACCACTCAAACACA ATCAAGATGTGGATTTCATTCCTCATACCTAAAATAGAAGATGGTAACAACTTTGGAGTGTCTATACAG GAAGAGACATTGGGAGAAGCTAGACAAGTAGAGAGCGATGCTGCCACATATCTGGACCAAATCTCTCGCTATTTCATCTCCCGAGGAAAACTGGTCTCCAAAGTGGCAAAATACCCTCATATA GATGACTACCGGCAGTCTGTGAGAGAACTGGACGAAAAGGAATACTTCAGCCTCAGACTCACCTCAGCTGAGCTCAGAAACCACTAT GCCAGCCTGCATGATTTGATCATCAAAAACATGGACAAGATATTGAAACCGCGCAATGCAAATGCTGAGACCCTATACTAG
- the LOC128231193 gene encoding proteasome activator complex subunit 3-like isoform X5 has protein sequence MTKDSKKPKDANLQKVQDFKETFKSEGEMLVKSVFPRKIIELEDIHKSLSLDKLSEIHSVLNIPVPDPIILTDNGTDEPAAKKRKHDLQGTEVYSLPGGAVTINKKLCDISEQLKPYIRDLIDHSNTIKMWISFLIPKIEDGNNFGVSIQEETLGEARQVESDAATYLDQISRYFISRGKLVSKVAKYPHIDDYRQSVRELDEKEYFSLRLTSAELRNHYASLHDLIIKNMDKILKPRNANAETLY, from the exons GTACAAGACTTCAAAGAAACATTCAAGTCTGAG GGGGAGATGCTTGTCAAGAGCGTTTTTCCACGAAAAATCATCGAACTGGAAGATATTCACAAG AGTCTGAGTCTGGACAAGCTGTCTGAGATACACAGTGTGTTGAACATTCCTGTTCCTGATCCAATTATCCTTACAGACAATGGCACAGACGAG CCCGCAGCTAAGAAGAGAAAACATGATTTACAAG GTACAGAGGTCTACTCGTTGCCAGGCGGTGCGGTGACCATAAACAAGAAGCTGTGCGATATTTCAGAGCAACTCAAACCCTACATACGAGACCTCATCGACCACTCAAACACA ATCAAGATGTGGATTTCATTCCTCATACCTAAAATAGAAGATGGTAACAACTTTGGAGTGTCTATACAG GAAGAGACATTGGGAGAAGCTAGACAAGTAGAGAGCGATGCTGCCACATATCTGGACCAAATCTCTCGCTATTTCATCTCCCGAGGAAAACTGGTCTCCAAAGTGGCAAAATACCCTCATATA GATGACTACCGGCAGTCTGTGAGAGAACTGGACGAAAAGGAATACTTCAGCCTCAGACTCACCTCAGCTGAGCTCAGAAACCACTAT GCCAGCCTGCATGATTTGATCATCAAAAACATGGACAAGATATTGAAACCGCGCAATGCAAATGCTGAGACCCTATACTAG